One part of the Oceanihabitans sp. IOP_32 genome encodes these proteins:
- a CDS encoding LysM peptidoglycan-binding domain-containing protein: MNKILLASLLFLVFGFTTVTAQDFEMHQVKSGETVEALARQYAVSPSDIYKLNPDAKKGLKPNTILIIPVSKAQEPKITTVKTLDGFKSHKTRRKETLYGLSKKYNVSEDEIKKYNKFLYSAPLKKGDRLQIPVFKVTHETEETNRVYVVKPKEGKWRIAYKFGISVAELEALNPEMGEVLKEGQEILVPKIAEDDKRLVDERYSYYEVLPKEGFYRLKIKLGLDQEQLELLNPELKETGLKVGMILKIPFSKADSLEDIKAINLSENITDFKEKRIAVMLPFRLNKVDFKSKSNTTKSITNDPYLNASLDFYSGVLLAVDSLKKLGVSLRMDVYDTKFDVNEVSKIIDNGDFKTVDAVIGPLTSNTFEKAATKLKNYNVPIVSPIGLNLKLHDNVFQSRPTNDKLKSAIVHFVKKDSTTNNIVVISDSKHTQVSNGVKRDFAQAEQVYSRKNDKTGDDEFFVMKEDIEAALKPGKNIVFLETKDEGFVSNVTSILASLIKEEDKRTNTPAVHITLVTTNMNAAFTGDGVSNEHLSKLQFHYATTSKTYNESDNNTFVNRYKKLYNATPNSAAVKGFDLTMDVVLRLVTSENLYSSVTNSPLTEYVENKFLYKKKLLGGYYNDTVYLVKLQDLEIVEVVQ; encoded by the coding sequence ATGAATAAAATTTTATTAGCATCGCTTTTGTTTTTAGTATTTGGTTTTACAACGGTTACTGCTCAAGATTTCGAGATGCATCAAGTTAAAAGCGGTGAAACCGTCGAGGCTTTAGCGCGACAATATGCCGTTTCGCCATCTGATATTTATAAATTGAATCCAGATGCGAAAAAAGGCTTGAAACCAAACACGATTTTAATTATTCCAGTTTCTAAAGCTCAAGAACCTAAAATCACGACGGTGAAAACATTAGATGGTTTTAAAAGTCATAAAACCAGAAGAAAAGAAACCTTGTATGGCTTGTCTAAAAAATACAATGTATCTGAAGATGAGATAAAAAAATACAATAAATTTTTATACTCAGCACCACTTAAAAAAGGAGATAGGCTTCAAATTCCCGTTTTTAAAGTTACCCACGAAACTGAAGAAACTAATAGAGTTTACGTGGTAAAACCTAAAGAAGGTAAATGGCGAATTGCTTATAAATTTGGAATCTCGGTAGCCGAATTAGAAGCGCTTAATCCTGAAATGGGTGAGGTTTTAAAGGAGGGACAAGAAATTTTAGTGCCCAAAATTGCTGAAGATGATAAACGCTTAGTAGACGAAAGATATAGCTATTATGAGGTGCTTCCTAAAGAAGGGTTTTACCGTTTAAAAATTAAACTGGGCTTAGACCAAGAGCAATTAGAACTCTTAAACCCAGAATTGAAAGAAACAGGTTTAAAGGTTGGTATGATTTTAAAAATACCGTTTTCTAAGGCGGATTCCTTAGAAGATATCAAAGCCATCAATTTATCTGAAAATATTACAGACTTTAAAGAAAAGCGCATTGCTGTCATGTTGCCTTTTAGGTTAAATAAAGTCGATTTTAAATCGAAATCAAATACTACAAAAAGCATCACTAATGACCCGTATTTAAATGCGTCCTTAGATTTTTATTCGGGTGTTTTATTAGCTGTAGATTCCTTAAAAAAATTAGGAGTTTCACTAAGGATGGATGTTTACGATACTAAGTTTGATGTTAACGAAGTTTCAAAGATAATCGATAATGGCGATTTTAAAACTGTCGATGCCGTAATTGGTCCTTTAACCTCAAATACTTTTGAAAAGGCAGCAACCAAATTAAAAAACTATAATGTACCAATTGTTTCTCCAATTGGTTTGAATTTGAAATTACATGATAATGTGTTTCAATCCAGACCAACAAACGATAAATTAAAAAGTGCCATCGTTCATTTTGTAAAGAAAGATAGTACGACAAATAACATAGTTGTTATTTCAGATTCGAAACACACTCAAGTTTCAAACGGCGTAAAGCGGGATTTTGCTCAAGCCGAACAAGTGTATTCCAGAAAGAATGACAAAACTGGTGATGATGAGTTTTTTGTAATGAAAGAAGATATTGAAGCTGCGTTAAAACCTGGTAAAAATATTGTGTTTTTAGAGACCAAAGACGAGGGGTTTGTTTCTAATGTAACAAGCATTTTAGCATCGTTGATAAAAGAGGAGGATAAAAGAACGAATACTCCAGCGGTACATATTACTTTGGTTACAACAAACATGAATGCTGCTTTTACCGGCGATGGGGTGTCTAACGAGCATTTATCGAAATTGCAGTTTCATTATGCAACCACATCTAAAACCTATAATGAAAGTGATAATAATACGTTTGTAAATCGTTACAAAAAACTGTACAACGCGACGCCAAATAGTGCAGCGGTTAAAGGTTTCGATCTAACGATGGATGTTGTGTTAAGACTGGTAACCTCTGAAAATTTATATAGTTCTGTCACCAATAGTCCACTAACAGAATATGTAGAAAATAAATTTTTATACAAGAAAAAACTTTTAGGAGGCTATTATAATGACACGGTTTATTTAGTGAAGCTTCAAGACTTAGAAATTGTTGAGGTTGTGCAATAA
- a CDS encoding DUF922 domain-containing protein, with product MFKFLLALYFTFLVYNEPPMVWRESYKLSWSDFKGEPNYEVSASAITASGISFRFSITEKDAHIMSFTTEVLCHFYPEKSWYKPDERSDTLLKHEQLHFDITELHARKLRYAIAELKVSKSLKKELKTLNNRVIKALTAMQKRYDNETNYSRNDESQIKWQTFVSEELEKLSQFKSKP from the coding sequence TTGTTTAAGTTTCTTCTAGCTTTATATTTTACCTTTTTGGTTTATAATGAGCCTCCAATGGTTTGGCGGGAGTCTTATAAATTATCATGGTCGGATTTTAAAGGAGAACCAAACTACGAGGTGAGCGCTTCGGCAATCACGGCGTCTGGAATTTCTTTTCGGTTTTCAATCACTGAAAAAGACGCGCATATTATGAGTTTTACGACGGAAGTGCTTTGTCATTTCTACCCCGAAAAATCATGGTACAAACCAGATGAGCGTAGTGATACCCTTTTAAAGCACGAACAATTGCATTTTGATATCACAGAACTGCATGCGCGTAAACTTAGATATGCTATTGCAGAGCTCAAGGTCTCTAAATCGCTTAAAAAGGAGTTAAAAACACTAAATAATCGTGTAATTAAGGCGCTTACAGCAATGCAAAAACGTTACGATAACGAAACCAATTATTCTAGAAATGATGAGAGTCAAATAAAATGGCAAACCTTCGTTTCAGAAGAACTCGAAAAACTATCACAATTTAAATCAAAGCCCTAG
- a CDS encoding DUF3820 family protein produces the protein MIPDKEFLIKLAYTKMPYGKYKDRYLIDLPEYYIVWYNNKGFPKGKLGDMLKQVYELKLNGLEDLIRNIRKQYPR, from the coding sequence ATGATTCCTGATAAAGAATTTTTAATAAAACTGGCCTATACCAAAATGCCATATGGTAAATATAAAGATCGGTATTTAATTGACTTACCCGAGTATTATATAGTTTGGTATAATAATAAGGGGTTTCCTAAAGGGAAATTAGGGGATATGCTTAAACAGGTCTATGAGCTTAAACTAAACGGATTAGAAGATTTAATACGTAATATTAGGAAACAGTATCCCAGATAA
- a CDS encoding carbonic anhydrase family protein — MKSKIKFIALSLAIFAITACNQEKKTTPVTEAPETNVLVEDVLTKEKQDALTPDDVVKNLQEGNVRFTNNDLTQRDLSAQRRKTISGQFPEAIILSCVDSRVPVEDVFDRGIGDLFVARVAGNFVNEDILGSMEYACKVSGSKLVLVLGHEHCGAVKSTIDDVKLGNITPMLSKIKPALETVEYEGERTSKNEEFVHMVCESNIKNTIDQIRTQSPILKEMEANGEIKIAGAVYDMDTGKVEWLK; from the coding sequence ATGAAAAGTAAAATTAAATTTATTGCACTTTCTTTAGCAATTTTTGCTATTACTGCATGTAATCAAGAGAAAAAAACAACTCCCGTAACAGAAGCACCTGAGACCAATGTGCTCGTGGAGGACGTTCTAACCAAAGAAAAACAAGATGCTTTAACACCAGATGATGTTGTAAAAAATCTTCAAGAAGGAAATGTTAGATTCACTAATAACGATTTAACTCAAAGAGACCTCTCGGCGCAAAGAAGAAAAACAATCTCAGGACAATTTCCGGAAGCCATTATCTTATCTTGTGTAGACAGTAGAGTTCCTGTTGAAGATGTTTTCGATAGAGGAATTGGCGATTTATTTGTTGCACGTGTTGCTGGTAATTTTGTGAATGAAGATATTTTAGGAAGTATGGAATATGCTTGTAAAGTATCAGGTTCAAAATTAGTACTAGTTCTAGGACACGAACACTGTGGTGCGGTAAAATCGACTATAGACGACGTAAAATTAGGAAACATTACACCAATGTTAAGCAAAATAAAGCCTGCACTTGAAACTGTAGAATATGAAGGCGAGCGCACATCGAAAAATGAGGAGTTTGTGCACATGGTTTGCGAAAGCAATATAAAAAACACCATAGACCAAATTCGAACTCAGAGCCCAATTCTAAAAGAAATGGAAGCTAATGGCGAAATAAAAATAGCTGGTGCGGTTTACGATATGGATACTGGAAAAGTTGAATGGTTAAAATAA
- a CDS encoding polyribonucleotide nucleotidyltransferase has translation MIPKVFKEVIDLGDGREISIETGKLAKQAHGSVVVKSGNCVLLGTVVSNYKQSDVDFLPLTVDYREKYAAAGRYPGGFFKREARPSDSEVLTMRLVDRVLRPLFPKDYHAETQVMIQLMSHDDNVMPEAMAGLAASAAIQLSDIPFECAISEVRVARVNGEFVINPTRAQLADSDLEMMIGASTDSVMMVEGEMDEISEEEMADAIKFAHDAIKVQIEAQLRLAEAFGKKEVREYETAEVNADLEKRIHDLAYDKCYAIAKKGTSKTERGNAFAAVKEEIIASFTEEEMEEFGHLVGGYFDKAEKEAVRELTLSEGLRLDGRKTDEIRPIWSEVDYLPSAHGSSIFSRGETQALATVTLGTSRDANKIDMPSYEGEENFYLHYNFPPFCTGEARPLRGTSRREIGHGNLAQRGLKGMIPEDCPYTVRVVSEVLESNGSSSMATVCAGTMALMDAGVKMKRPVSGIAMGLISDGDRYAVLSDILGDEDHLGDMDFKVTGTSQGITACQMDIKIKGLSYEILVNALKQAREGRLHILDKMAETIAAPAEDVKAHAPKIVTRRIPNEFIGALIGPGGKVIQEMQKETNTTIVINEDPVTEEGIIEILGVGQEGIEAVLAKIDALLFKPQVGSVYEVKVIKMLDFGAVVEYTEAPGNEVLLHVSELAWERTENVTDVVNMGDVFDVKYFGVDPRTRKEKVSRKALLPKPEGYVARPPRDDKRSGGRDNNRGRDNRGRDDRKPREDKKED, from the coding sequence ATGATTCCAAAAGTTTTTAAAGAGGTCATTGACCTAGGTGACGGTAGAGAAATTTCTATTGAAACTGGAAAATTAGCAAAACAAGCGCATGGAAGCGTTGTTGTAAAGTCTGGAAATTGTGTATTATTAGGTACTGTAGTCTCTAATTACAAACAATCTGATGTGGACTTTTTACCTCTAACAGTAGATTACCGTGAGAAATACGCCGCAGCAGGTCGTTATCCTGGAGGGTTCTTTAAAAGAGAAGCCAGACCAAGTGATAGTGAAGTCTTAACCATGCGTTTAGTGGATCGCGTTTTACGACCATTGTTCCCAAAAGATTATCATGCAGAAACCCAAGTCATGATTCAATTAATGTCTCATGATGACAATGTTATGCCTGAAGCCATGGCTGGTTTAGCGGCTTCTGCAGCCATTCAATTGTCTGACATACCATTTGAATGTGCAATTTCTGAAGTTCGAGTGGCCCGTGTTAACGGTGAATTTGTTATTAACCCAACAAGAGCGCAATTAGCCGATTCTGATTTAGAGATGATGATTGGCGCCTCTACAGATTCTGTAATGATGGTAGAGGGTGAAATGGATGAAATTTCTGAAGAAGAAATGGCTGATGCTATTAAATTTGCCCACGATGCTATTAAAGTTCAAATTGAAGCACAATTACGTTTAGCTGAAGCATTTGGCAAAAAAGAAGTTCGAGAATACGAAACTGCCGAAGTAAACGCAGATTTAGAAAAAAGAATACACGACTTAGCATACGATAAATGTTACGCCATAGCCAAGAAAGGAACTTCTAAGACCGAGCGTGGCAACGCTTTCGCTGCAGTAAAAGAAGAGATAATCGCTTCGTTCACCGAAGAAGAAATGGAAGAATTTGGTCATCTTGTTGGAGGATACTTCGATAAAGCCGAAAAAGAAGCCGTTCGAGAGTTAACCCTAAGTGAGGGCTTACGATTAGACGGTAGAAAAACCGATGAGATTAGACCGATTTGGTCGGAGGTAGATTATTTACCATCTGCACATGGTTCTTCAATATTCTCACGTGGTGAAACTCAAGCACTAGCAACGGTTACCCTTGGAACCTCAAGAGATGCCAATAAAATTGATATGCCATCGTACGAAGGTGAAGAAAACTTCTACTTACATTATAACTTCCCTCCTTTTTGTACAGGCGAAGCTAGACCACTAAGAGGAACGTCAAGACGAGAAATTGGACATGGTAACTTAGCACAACGAGGTTTAAAAGGAATGATACCAGAAGATTGTCCTTACACAGTTCGCGTAGTCTCTGAAGTATTAGAATCTAACGGATCGTCTTCTATGGCAACCGTTTGTGCTGGTACAATGGCTTTAATGGATGCTGGGGTAAAAATGAAAAGACCAGTTTCTGGTATTGCTATGGGTTTAATTTCCGATGGTGATCGCTATGCGGTATTGTCTGATATTTTGGGCGATGAAGACCACTTAGGAGACATGGACTTTAAAGTAACAGGTACTTCTCAAGGAATTACGGCATGCCAAATGGATATTAAGATTAAAGGCCTTAGCTACGAGATCTTAGTAAATGCACTAAAACAAGCGCGCGAAGGTCGTTTGCATATTTTAGATAAAATGGCAGAAACCATTGCAGCTCCTGCCGAAGATGTGAAAGCTCACGCTCCAAAAATCGTGACTAGACGCATTCCAAACGAATTTATTGGTGCCTTAATTGGACCTGGCGGAAAAGTGATCCAAGAAATGCAAAAAGAAACCAATACCACTATCGTAATTAACGAAGACCCCGTTACTGAAGAAGGTATTATAGAAATATTAGGAGTTGGTCAAGAAGGTATTGAAGCTGTTTTAGCCAAAATTGACGCCTTATTATTTAAACCTCAAGTAGGCAGCGTTTACGAGGTTAAAGTTATTAAAATGCTAGATTTTGGTGCCGTTGTAGAATATACCGAAGCACCAGGAAACGAAGTTTTATTACACGTCAGTGAATTGGCTTGGGAACGCACCGAAAACGTTACAGATGTTGTAAATATGGGTGATGTTTTTGATGTGAAATATTTTGGTGTAGATCCAAGAACACGTAAAGAAAAAGTATCGCGTAAAGCCCTATTACCAAAACCAGAAGGTTATGTGGCTAGACCACCAAGAGATGATAAACGCTCTGGAGGTCGTGATAATAACCGAGGTAGAGATAATCGCGGACGTGATGATAGAAAACCAAGAGAAGATAAAAAAGAGGATTAA
- the rpsO gene encoding 30S ribosomal protein S15 has product MYLSKEEKQELFAKHGKGKHDTGSAEGQIALFTQRINHLTEHLKNNRKDYNTERSLVMLVGKRRALLDYLTKKDILRYRAIIKELGLRK; this is encoded by the coding sequence ATGTATTTATCAAAAGAAGAAAAGCAGGAGCTTTTTGCCAAACACGGTAAAGGAAAGCACGACACTGGCAGCGCAGAAGGACAAATTGCGTTATTTACACAACGTATTAACCACTTAACCGAGCACTTAAAAAACAATCGTAAAGATTATAATACCGAGCGCTCTTTAGTAATGCTTGTTGGTAAGCGTCGTGCGCTATTAGATTACCTAACCAAGAAAGATATTTTAAGATATCGTGCTATCATTAAAGAATTAGGTTTAAGAAAATAA
- the accD gene encoding acetyl-CoA carboxylase, carboxyltransferase subunit beta, giving the protein MSWFKRKGKGIHTSTEEKKDTPKGLWYKSPTGKIVDAEELEKNFYVSPEDGYHVRIGSKEYFEILFDDNKFKELDANLESKDPLKFEDTKKYPDRLKAAQEKTKLKDAVRSAVGKSKGKEIVISCMDFGFIGGSMGSVVGEKITRAADYALKHKLPFMIISKSGGARMMEAALSLMQLAKTSVKLAQLADAGIPYISLCTDPTTGGTTASFAMLGDINIAEPGALIGFAGPRIVRDTTGKELPEGFQTSEFLLEHGFLDFISHRKELKDQVNKYIDLITNQPMRA; this is encoded by the coding sequence ATGTCTTGGTTTAAAAGAAAAGGAAAAGGAATACACACGAGTACAGAAGAAAAAAAAGATACCCCGAAAGGACTTTGGTACAAATCCCCAACAGGAAAAATTGTAGACGCTGAAGAATTAGAAAAAAACTTTTATGTAAGTCCAGAAGATGGCTACCATGTTAGAATTGGCAGTAAGGAATATTTTGAAATCTTGTTTGATGACAATAAGTTTAAAGAATTAGATGCTAATTTAGAATCTAAAGACCCCTTAAAGTTTGAGGATACCAAAAAGTATCCAGACCGTTTAAAAGCAGCTCAAGAAAAAACAAAGTTAAAAGACGCCGTTCGCAGTGCCGTAGGAAAATCTAAAGGCAAAGAAATAGTTATTTCTTGTATGGATTTTGGTTTTATAGGTGGCTCTATGGGTAGTGTTGTTGGTGAAAAAATTACACGAGCGGCAGACTATGCTTTAAAACACAAACTTCCTTTCATGATAATCTCCAAATCTGGAGGTGCACGTATGATGGAAGCTGCTTTATCTCTCATGCAATTAGCAAAAACATCGGTAAAGTTGGCGCAATTAGCAGATGCAGGCATACCATACATCTCACTATGTACAGACCCAACCACAGGAGGTACAACGGCATCTTTTGCCATGCTAGGCGATATTAATATTGCCGAACCAGGCGCTTTAATAGGCTTTGCTGGTCCGAGAATTGTAAGAGATACCACAGGTAAAGAATTGCCAGAAGGTTTTCAAACTTCAGAGTTTTTGCTAGAACACGGCTTTTTAGATTTTATAAGCCATAGAAAAGAGTTAAAAGATCAAGTAAATAAATATATCGATCTTATTACTAACCAGCCTATGCGTGCTTAA
- a CDS encoding BamA/TamA family outer membrane protein: MQKRLYKISIFLCITAFLASCTTVKRVSSNEYLLTENTVYVNDKKNKTEAVNSLIHQKTNSKLPIIGNLRLHIFNLARPNRDSIFEVWLDKKPKKRERLKRRYSQKQVDKLKATALGFNNWLKETGEPPVIVDEEKTKKTANRLEAYYKFNGWSAVDVAYEIDKTDNKRASIDYFVTHGEPFIIDSLTVSIKSPVIDSLYQNIKKESLIQQNNQYNIPVLGMERERIATEMRNSGVYHFNQDYIRFTVDTVKTNKKANINLIIQDRAIRTQDTTIRQPFKIYKVKNVNIVTDYAFENRTKAYQDSLLYNGYKLYSYDKMRFRPKALTDAVFISPFKAFRDIDRTRTYRHLSELRTFKYPDINYVENTDSTLTANINLAPLKKFGLGFSAEVSQSNIQSFGFALNPSLMIRNIFRGAETLEISAIASIGASKDAANKRDQFFDINEFGADLKLTIPRLFSPFNTEKIVPKHMLASTRISLSATSQTNIGLDKQTFTGTFSYKWQPTSKATNRLDLFNVQYVRNLNIANYFGIYQNTFKTLENIAINQYNTPAEFITLDENNNEILIQESADQFINLVLDDSSFETNNPEAYKTVNSIDERKKRLTENNLIFSTSFSFTENNRENLFDDDFSIFRFKIEAAGNLLANASKLFGINKNDSNQYELFNVAYSQYVKTEFDYIKHWDLGRNNVLAVRSFLGIAIPYGNSSNIPFSKSFFAGGVNDNRAWTAYSLGPGSSETTDEFNEANLKLALSIEQRFKIFEKLHGAVFIDSGNIWNVLDDVEDNDATFTNFNSLKDIAIGSGFGLRYDFSFFVFRFDIGFKTYDPFYRDQNRWFNDYNFAKAVYNIGINYPF; this comes from the coding sequence TTGCAGAAACGCCTCTATAAAATATCGATATTTCTATGTATTACCGCATTTTTAGCGTCTTGTACTACCGTTAAAAGGGTTTCTAGCAATGAGTATTTACTTACAGAAAACACGGTATATGTTAACGACAAAAAAAACAAGACCGAAGCCGTAAATAGTTTAATACATCAAAAAACCAATAGCAAGCTTCCTATAATTGGGAATTTAAGACTGCACATTTTTAATTTAGCACGCCCAAACAGAGATTCCATTTTTGAAGTTTGGTTAGATAAAAAACCTAAAAAACGGGAACGCTTAAAAAGAAGGTACTCTCAAAAACAAGTGGATAAACTTAAAGCCACTGCTCTTGGTTTCAATAATTGGTTAAAAGAAACTGGGGAACCTCCTGTTATTGTTGATGAAGAAAAAACAAAAAAGACGGCAAACCGACTAGAAGCCTATTATAAATTTAATGGTTGGAGCGCTGTTGATGTTGCTTATGAAATCGATAAAACCGACAATAAAAGAGCTTCTATAGATTACTTTGTGACACACGGAGAACCATTTATTATCGATTCTCTAACTGTTAGTATTAAATCGCCCGTAATAGATTCACTATACCAAAACATTAAAAAAGAATCGTTAATACAACAAAACAATCAGTACAATATTCCCGTTTTAGGCATGGAGCGTGAAAGAATTGCAACCGAAATGCGAAACTCTGGTGTGTACCATTTCAATCAAGATTATATACGTTTTACTGTAGATACTGTTAAAACCAATAAAAAAGCCAACATTAACCTAATTATTCAAGACAGAGCGATTCGGACTCAAGATACCACCATACGCCAACCTTTTAAGATTTATAAGGTGAAAAATGTAAATATAGTAACCGATTACGCTTTCGAAAACAGAACTAAAGCTTACCAAGATTCTTTACTTTATAATGGGTATAAATTATATAGCTACGATAAAATGCGTTTTAGACCAAAAGCATTAACAGATGCTGTTTTTATAAGCCCATTCAAAGCTTTTAGAGACATAGATCGTACGCGTACATACAGGCATTTAAGCGAATTACGCACCTTTAAATACCCAGATATTAATTATGTAGAAAATACAGATTCTACCCTAACGGCAAATATAAACTTAGCGCCTCTAAAAAAATTCGGTTTAGGTTTTAGTGCCGAAGTATCGCAAAGTAACATACAATCTTTTGGTTTCGCATTAAATCCAAGCTTAATGATAAGAAATATATTTCGAGGGGCAGAAACTCTGGAAATATCGGCTATAGCATCTATTGGTGCTTCTAAAGATGCTGCGAACAAACGCGACCAGTTTTTTGATATTAATGAGTTTGGAGCCGATTTAAAATTAACGATACCTCGATTATTTTCACCCTTTAATACCGAGAAAATTGTTCCTAAACACATGCTAGCAAGTACTAGAATTAGTTTATCGGCCACAAGCCAAACTAATATAGGTTTAGACAAACAAACCTTTACAGGTACATTTAGTTACAAATGGCAACCAACATCTAAAGCGACCAACAGATTGGATTTATTTAATGTACAATATGTTAGAAACCTGAATATTGCGAATTATTTCGGAATTTATCAAAATACGTTTAAAACACTCGAAAACATCGCCATTAATCAGTACAACACACCAGCCGAATTTATAACGCTAGATGAAAACAACAACGAAATTTTAATACAGGAAAGTGCCGACCAGTTTATTAATTTAGTATTAGACGATAGCAGTTTCGAAACTAACAATCCTGAAGCGTATAAGACCGTAAATAGTATTGATGAACGAAAAAAACGACTTACCGAAAACAACCTAATTTTCTCCACTAGCTTTAGTTTTACAGAAAACAACCGAGAGAATTTATTTGATGATGATTTCTCCATATTCCGTTTTAAAATAGAAGCCGCAGGAAACTTGCTAGCAAACGCCTCTAAGCTATTTGGAATTAATAAAAATGATTCCAATCAATATGAGCTGTTTAATGTGGCCTATTCTCAATACGTAAAAACAGAATTTGATTATATTAAGCATTGGGATTTAGGTCGAAATAACGTATTAGCGGTGCGCAGTTTTTTAGGTATCGCTATTCCTTATGGAAACTCGTCAAACATACCATTTTCTAAAAGTTTTTTTGCTGGAGGTGTAAACGATAATCGAGCTTGGACTGCTTATAGTTTAGGTCCAGGTAGCTCGGAGACCACAGACGAGTTTAATGAAGCCAACCTAAAGTTAGCGTTAAGTATAGAGCAACGTTTTAAAATTTTCGAAAAATTACATGGCGCTGTATTCATAGATTCAGGAAATATTTGGAACGTGTTAGACGATGTAGAAGACAACGACGCCACGTTTACCAATTTTAACTCTTTAAAAGATATTGCCATTGGCTCTGGTTTTGGTTTACGCTACGATTTTAGCTTTTTTGTTTTCAGATTCGATATCGGTTTTAAAACTTACGATCCGTTTTACAGAGATCAAAATCGTTGGTTTAACGATTATAACTTCGCCAAGGCGGTATATAATATAGGTATAAACTATCCGTTTTAA
- a CDS encoding TrmH family RNA methyltransferase → MLSKNQIKLIAQLKQKKYRIQQGFFVVEGLKTIQELLQSNLKLHALYTTESFNIDAKHEVLISERELKRISFLSTPNKALAIFEIPKPKPVNINGLIVALDAIRDPGNLGTIIRLCDWFGIKDLVCSKETVDCFNPKVVQATMGSITRVNINYVDLVDFLKETDLPVFGAFMDGETIYTKQLPEKGVLVMGNEANGISKPVETLINEKISIPRFGDLQATESLNVATATAILLSEFKRRI, encoded by the coding sequence ATGCTCTCTAAAAACCAGATTAAATTAATAGCGCAGTTAAAGCAAAAAAAATATAGAATACAGCAGGGTTTTTTTGTGGTTGAAGGCTTAAAAACAATCCAAGAACTGCTGCAGTCTAACTTAAAGCTTCATGCATTATATACTACTGAAAGCTTCAATATTGATGCCAAACATGAAGTTTTAATTTCCGAAAGAGAACTAAAACGCATTAGTTTTCTTAGCACCCCTAACAAAGCGCTTGCAATTTTCGAAATACCAAAACCAAAACCTGTGAACATTAACGGATTAATTGTCGCCCTCGATGCCATTAGAGACCCCGGGAATTTGGGTACAATTATTAGACTTTGTGATTGGTTTGGAATAAAAGATTTGGTTTGTAGTAAAGAAACGGTTGATTGTTTTAACCCTAAAGTTGTACAGGCGACCATGGGGTCGATAACACGAGTTAATATAAATTATGTGGATTTGGTAGATTTCTTAAAAGAAACAGATTTACCTGTTTTTGGTGCCTTTATGGACGGTGAAACCATTTACACAAAGCAATTGCCAGAAAAAGGTGTGTTGGTTATGGGAAATGAAGCTAATGGGATATCGAAACCTGTTGAAACACTTATAAACGAAAAAATTTCAATCCCCAGATTTGGCGATTTACAAGCTACCGAAAGTTTAAATGTAGCCACAGCAACGGCCATTCTGTTAAGCGAGTTTAAGAGGCGAATATAA